A genomic window from Microscilla marina ATCC 23134 includes:
- a CDS encoding alanine/glycine:cation symporter family protein — translation MKKIISLLGLALFSITQVLAQGKAPTPKPSTMDNILNEISNAVFFSINIGGAKIPVVLMWLLAGAIFFTFYMKFINLTGFKHAIDVVRGKYDDPNDVGEVSHFQALTAALSGTVGVGNIAGVAVAISLGGPGATFWMILAGFLGMSSKFVECTLGVKYRDKHADGSVSGGPMYYLSKGLALQNKKKLGKILAIIFAVFCVGGSFGGGNMVQINQATQQLIIATGGTDSYLYGQGWIFGVAMAIVVAIIIIGGIKSIANVTDKVVPFMVGIYVAAALFVILSHFSEIPKAFGIIVNGAFSAKAAYGGFIGVLIMGFKRAAFSNEAGIGSASIAHSAAKTDEPVSEGIVALLEPFIDTVVICTMTALVIIITQSYSVPTSNNSEAIALTSKAFGSVMPFFPTVLSIAVILFALSTMLSWSYYGTKSWAYLFGEGQVASISYKVLFCSFIVVGSAVSAQSVFDFGDAMIFAMSFPNILGLYLLAPEIKKDLATYMGKIKTMRKA, via the coding sequence ATGAAAAAGATCATTAGCCTGCTGGGGCTCGCTTTATTTAGCATTACTCAAGTTTTAGCACAGGGCAAAGCACCCACCCCTAAGCCCTCCACCATGGACAATATACTCAATGAAATAAGCAACGCTGTTTTTTTCAGCATCAACATTGGTGGTGCCAAAATACCCGTAGTATTGATGTGGCTGCTGGCTGGAGCCATATTTTTCACCTTTTACATGAAGTTTATCAACCTCACCGGATTCAAACACGCCATTGATGTGGTAAGAGGTAAATATGATGACCCAAATGATGTAGGAGAAGTATCTCACTTTCAAGCACTTACTGCAGCTCTTTCGGGCACTGTGGGGGTAGGTAACATTGCCGGGGTAGCCGTAGCCATTTCGCTGGGAGGACCTGGCGCTACTTTTTGGATGATTCTTGCCGGATTCCTAGGGATGTCATCCAAGTTTGTAGAATGTACCCTGGGGGTAAAATACCGCGACAAGCACGCCGATGGCTCGGTGTCGGGTGGTCCTATGTACTACCTAAGCAAAGGATTGGCATTGCAAAACAAAAAGAAACTAGGAAAAATACTTGCTATCATTTTTGCCGTGTTCTGCGTAGGAGGTTCCTTTGGTGGTGGCAATATGGTACAAATCAACCAGGCTACCCAACAACTCATCATTGCCACTGGAGGCACCGATAGTTACCTGTATGGTCAAGGATGGATTTTTGGGGTAGCTATGGCAATTGTAGTAGCCATTATCATTATTGGAGGAATCAAGAGTATTGCCAATGTAACCGACAAAGTGGTGCCTTTTATGGTAGGTATTTATGTAGCTGCCGCCTTGTTTGTCATCTTGAGCCACTTCTCAGAAATCCCCAAAGCATTTGGTATCATCGTCAACGGAGCGTTTTCAGCAAAAGCTGCCTACGGTGGTTTTATTGGGGTGTTGATTATGGGTTTCAAACGTGCGGCATTCTCCAACGAAGCCGGTATTGGCTCGGCATCTATTGCGCACTCGGCAGCCAAAACCGACGAACCAGTAAGCGAAGGAATAGTAGCTTTGCTTGAGCCTTTTATCGATACTGTAGTAATTTGTACAATGACTGCCCTGGTCATCATTATCACTCAATCTTACTCGGTGCCCACCAGCAACAACTCTGAAGCCATTGCGCTTACCTCTAAGGCCTTTGGTTCGGTGATGCCTTTCTTCCCTACGGTGTTGTCTATTGCAGTTATCCTGTTTGCTTTGTCTACCATGCTCTCTTGGTCTTATTATGGTACCAAATCCTGGGCTTACCTGTTTGGCGAAGGACAAGTGGCAAGCATTAGCTACAAAGTATTGTTTTGTTCTTTTATTGTAGTTGGTTCAGCCGTAAGTGCACAAAGTGTGTTTGATTTTGGCGATGCTATGATCTTTGCTATGAGCTTTCCCAATATATTGGGGCTTTACTTGCTGGCACCCGAAATCAAGAAAGACCTTGCTACCTATATGGGTAAAATAAAAACAATGAGAAAAGCATAA
- a CDS encoding DUF6787 family protein, whose protein sequence is MEHNVAEAKKTDANNNSTEKKHWYLKLKERWGVSSDFQVFLIFVVFGLTGSTVVYVKGFFFQIIGFDAATPGWIKTVTYLLFIFPAYQALLLIYAFIFGQFDFFWAKMKKMGKGIKRLFGGKKSSK, encoded by the coding sequence ATGGAGCACAATGTAGCCGAGGCTAAAAAAACAGACGCAAACAACAACTCTACTGAGAAAAAACATTGGTACCTTAAGCTAAAAGAAAGATGGGGAGTAAGCAGTGATTTTCAAGTATTTTTGATTTTTGTAGTATTTGGCCTTACTGGATCTACCGTAGTATATGTCAAAGGCTTTTTTTTCCAAATCATAGGGTTTGATGCCGCCACGCCAGGTTGGATAAAAACGGTGACCTATCTATTATTTATTTTTCCTGCCTACCAAGCTTTACTGTTGATATATGCTTTTATTTTTGGTCAGTTTGATTTCTTCTGGGCAAAGATGAAAAAAATGGGCAAAGGCATCAAACGTTTGTTTGGTGGCAAAAAGTCAAGTAAATAA
- a CDS encoding class I SAM-dependent methyltransferase, producing the protein MNFKDNFSKQASIYAKYRPSYPEGLYDFLLQQVPNKTQAWDCATGNGQVAKALASHFDQVMATDASKAQIDHAVQMPNIHYHVATAEDSGLANDSVDFIAVGQAAHWFRMERFYEEVQRVARPGAMLALWGYGLGYFEAQIANASALNTLIRHFYTQVVGKYWDAERKHIDNAYESIVFPYEPIATPDFKMKLNWSLDDLLGYLKTWSSVQKYIVQNGVNPVETLRPELTKVWGEEVRQRTITWDIYLKFGKVQL; encoded by the coding sequence ATGAACTTTAAAGATAATTTTTCAAAACAAGCCAGCATCTATGCCAAGTATCGCCCCAGTTACCCTGAAGGTCTATACGATTTTTTATTACAGCAAGTACCCAATAAAACTCAAGCCTGGGATTGTGCTACAGGCAACGGACAAGTGGCCAAAGCATTGGCAAGTCATTTTGACCAGGTAATGGCCACTGATGCCAGCAAAGCACAAATAGACCACGCCGTACAAATGCCCAATATTCACTATCATGTGGCTACTGCCGAAGATTCAGGGCTTGCCAACGACTCGGTCGATTTTATTGCGGTAGGGCAGGCGGCTCATTGGTTTAGGATGGAACGTTTTTATGAAGAAGTGCAACGAGTGGCGCGTCCGGGAGCTATGCTGGCGCTTTGGGGTTATGGTTTGGGGTATTTTGAAGCGCAAATAGCCAATGCTTCGGCACTTAATACCCTTATTCGTCATTTTTATACTCAGGTAGTGGGCAAATACTGGGATGCTGAACGCAAACACATTGACAATGCCTACGAAAGCATTGTGTTTCCTTATGAGCCTATAGCCACCCCTGATTTTAAAATGAAATTGAACTGGAGTCTCGACGATTTATTGGGTTACCTGAAAACCTGGTCGAGTGTGCAAAAATACATTGTACAAAACGGGGTGAACCCAGTAGAAACACTCCGCCCTGAACTTACCAAAGTCTGGGGCGAAGAAGTTCGTCAGCGTACCATTACCTGGGATATATACCTGAAGTTTGGAAAGGTGCAGCTCTAA
- a CDS encoding eCIS core domain-containing protein codes for MQKKIKNEEAAQQPEVAQRKESKSNKKKAAIQAKSFGGKPLQPIQTKQKGQPPIQAKGFDGKPLQPIPTKQASQSPIQVKQQPIQRKSNPHGLPHQLQSNMENMGGVDLSDVKVHKNSDKPVQLNAHAYAQGSDIHLAPGQDKHLPHEAWHVVQQKQGRVQATTQMKNSNGKVGVNDNPALEREADVMGEKARQGTQGTTKTEQTNGNTSSTVQMKNAVIQRVPKNSHYGTFTDTTYALQSGDTKLRMVLNFKPNANADSTKVGLTQTVKAIKAGKKATIDPNASTKMAPDGHRIDQHSKYRNPLYATGSEPVTNKDKLESYSTSASWGQHGDKDPHTKVWTDAILKDTPTVSTSNNSSTEFETAAIALEGNDKGTYYGSIKWGWKKDGAGKVTKTTFDAVSKGTPSKNFLKAVKAWNDGTTRGTYAAKADNTPLYDGTLKELGKLKKDDTFIQEKAAEAGGIIYTYGKVTSGTQNTKKGYIKSSDLKDKGDGKNTIDLPLVAVKLTKEANVPLYVDADKKNKAMDLPINTRLKVTGEEKGLHKVEIVDGTNTTKTGYLEKNKIKDE; via the coding sequence GTTTTGGTGGCAAACCACTACAGCCTATACAAACCAAACAAAAGGGTCAGCCTCCGATTCAGGCAAAAGGATTTGACGGAAAACCATTGCAACCCATACCCACCAAACAGGCGAGTCAATCACCCATTCAGGTAAAACAACAACCCATACAACGCAAAAGTAACCCTCATGGGCTGCCCCATCAGCTACAAAGCAATATGGAAAATATGGGTGGAGTGGATTTGTCGGATGTGAAAGTACACAAAAACTCTGACAAACCAGTGCAACTCAACGCACACGCCTATGCTCAAGGCTCTGACATTCACCTTGCCCCTGGACAAGACAAACACTTGCCCCATGAAGCCTGGCACGTAGTACAGCAAAAGCAAGGACGGGTGCAAGCCACTACCCAAATGAAAAACAGCAATGGCAAGGTAGGCGTTAACGACAATCCAGCCCTGGAACGCGAAGCCGATGTCATGGGAGAAAAAGCCCGGCAAGGAACCCAAGGAACTACCAAAACTGAGCAAACCAACGGCAATACATCATCTACTGTACAGATGAAAAACGCGGTAATACAACGTGTACCCAAAAATAGCCACTATGGTACATTTACTGACACTACCTATGCCCTACAGTCAGGAGACACAAAACTTCGTATGGTGCTCAATTTTAAACCAAATGCCAATGCTGATTCTACTAAAGTAGGGCTCACCCAAACTGTAAAAGCCATAAAAGCAGGAAAAAAAGCCACCATTGACCCCAATGCCAGCACCAAAATGGCTCCCGATGGACATAGAATAGACCAGCATTCCAAGTATAGAAACCCTCTCTATGCTACTGGTAGCGAACCCGTGACAAATAAAGATAAACTTGAAAGTTATTCTACCAGCGCAAGTTGGGGGCAACATGGAGACAAAGACCCACATACCAAGGTATGGACAGATGCCATATTAAAAGATACGCCTACTGTAAGCACCAGCAATAACTCAAGCACAGAGTTTGAAACGGCGGCCATTGCCTTAGAAGGCAACGATAAGGGAACATATTATGGATCGATAAAGTGGGGATGGAAAAAAGATGGCGCTGGAAAAGTGACCAAAACTACTTTTGATGCTGTATCTAAGGGCACTCCTTCCAAAAACTTTCTAAAAGCCGTTAAAGCGTGGAATGATGGTACAACCCGCGGCACTTACGCAGCCAAGGCAGATAATACCCCTTTATATGATGGCACACTCAAAGAATTGGGCAAACTAAAAAAGGATGACACTTTTATTCAAGAAAAAGCTGCTGAAGCTGGTGGAATCATTTACACGTATGGCAAAGTAACCAGTGGTACCCAAAACACCAAAAAAGGGTACATTAAGTCAAGCGACCTGAAAGATAAGGGAGATGGTAAAAACACCATTGACTTACCGTTGGTAGCAGTAAAACTCACCAAAGAAGCCAATGTTCCTCTGTATGTTGACGCTGATAAAAAAAATAAAGCCATGGACTTGCCTATCAATACCAGGCTTAAAGTAACAGGGGAGGAAAAAGGGCTGCATAAGGTAGAAATTGTAGATGGAACGAATACCACCAAAACTGGTTATTTGGAAAAAAATAAAATCAAAGATGAATAA
- a CDS encoding DNA polymerase III subunit, with amino-acid sequence MLFKDIIGQTEIKQQLIHAIQSNHVAHAQMFWGAEGGAALPLALAYAQYIHCENKQATDACGTCAACIKSQKLIHPDLSFVFPVATTKKISSKPVSKDFMEEWRQFLTKHPYVSLSDWLSFIDAESKQANISVDESRHIIQQLSLKPFESEYKILLLWLPEFMNISAANAILKILEEPSPKTLFLLVSQNPNQLLATIISRVQAVQTAPITDEEVANYLVAHQQLPPEKAQQVAYMADGSINAAIHLLDNTHHTQHELFVEWMRTCFKKDMEALVSLTDTFAKLSKDQQKNLFQYGLHICREALVWKQGDEQLVRLAGKEYQFVQNFSRVLQIHNSSLLYEQFNDAIFHLERNASPKIVFMDTSLHIIQIINPTRK; translated from the coding sequence ATGCTCTTTAAAGATATCATAGGACAAACTGAAATCAAACAACAACTTATTCATGCCATTCAGAGCAACCACGTGGCACACGCCCAAATGTTTTGGGGGGCCGAAGGAGGAGCTGCTCTGCCGTTGGCTTTGGCTTATGCCCAATACATACATTGCGAAAACAAACAAGCCACTGACGCTTGTGGTACTTGTGCTGCCTGTATCAAAAGCCAAAAGCTTATTCATCCTGATCTTTCGTTTGTGTTTCCGGTGGCTACTACCAAAAAAATAAGTTCCAAACCTGTCAGCAAAGATTTTATGGAAGAATGGCGGCAGTTTTTGACCAAGCACCCCTATGTAAGCCTCAGCGATTGGTTGAGTTTTATTGATGCCGAAAGCAAACAAGCCAATATTTCGGTAGACGAGAGCCGTCATATTATTCAACAGCTTTCACTAAAACCATTTGAAAGCGAATATAAAATTTTACTGCTTTGGTTGCCCGAATTTATGAACATCAGTGCTGCCAACGCCATATTGAAAATACTGGAAGAGCCTTCGCCCAAGACGCTGTTTTTGTTGGTAAGCCAAAACCCTAACCAGCTACTTGCCACTATTATATCACGGGTGCAGGCTGTGCAAACCGCCCCTATTACCGACGAAGAAGTAGCCAACTACCTCGTGGCTCATCAACAACTCCCCCCCGAAAAAGCCCAACAAGTAGCTTATATGGCAGATGGTAGCATCAATGCCGCCATTCACTTACTCGACAATACCCACCACACTCAACACGAGCTTTTTGTAGAGTGGATGCGTACTTGTTTTAAAAAAGACATGGAAGCATTGGTAAGTCTCACCGATACTTTTGCCAAGTTGAGCAAAGACCAACAAAAAAACTTGTTTCAATACGGGCTACACATCTGCCGCGAAGCATTGGTATGGAAACAAGGCGACGAGCAGCTAGTGCGCTTGGCAGGCAAAGAATATCAGTTTGTGCAAAACTTCTCAAGAGTACTGCAAATACACAATAGTAGTTTATTGTACGAACAGTTCAACGACGCCATTTTTCATCTGGAGCGCAACGCCAGCCCAAAAATTGTATTTATGGATACCTCGCTCCATATCATTCAAATCATCAACCCCACTCGTAAATAA
- a CDS encoding eCIS core domain-containing protein produces MQKKIKNEEAAQQPEVAQRKESKSNKKKAAIQAKSFGGKPLQPIQTKQKGQPPIQAKGFDGKPLQPIPTKQASQSPIQAKQQPIQRKSNPHGLPHQLQSNMENMGGVDLSDVKVHKNSDKPVQLNAHAYAQGSDIHLAPGQDKHLPHEAWHVVQQKQGRVQATTQMKNSDGKVGINDNQALEHEADVMGEKAKQGTQDVAKTGQTNSNTPSTVQMKNAVVQRFKYSDAKYAKLYPRLTHYLKHGIKDVLNVPAIVKAMKKYGQLTKANLEEGLTWGKGPSLVIKPLAGAIGSFSPGIGSQVLNIDEDTVKELENAKGNDRDIYLFLVGETILHEYIHYGDDQDGVDYPGEEGDLFEKEVYGQDISGYDSAKKVVEAYKKKKQN; encoded by the coding sequence ATGCAAAAGAAAATCAAAAACGAAGAAGCTGCTCAGCAACCTGAAGTTGCACAAAGAAAAGAAAGCAAATCAAACAAAAAGAAAGCTGCTATTCAAGCAAAAAGTTTTGGTGGCAAACCACTACAGCCTATACAAACCAAACAAAAGGGTCAGCCTCCGATTCAGGCAAAAGGGTTTGACGGAAAACCATTGCAACCCATACCCACCAAACAGGCGAGTCAATCACCCATTCAGGCAAAACAACAACCCATACAACGCAAAAGTAACCCTCATGGGCTGCCCCATCAGCTACAAAGCAATATGGAAAATATGGGTGGAGTGGATTTGTCGGATGTGAAAGTACACAAAAACTCTGACAAACCAGTGCAACTCAACGCACATGCCTATGCTCAAGGCTCTGACATTCACCTTGCCCCTGGACAAGACAAACACTTGCCCCACGAAGCCTGGCACGTAGTACAGCAAAAGCAAGGACGGGTGCAAGCCACTACCCAAATGAAAAACAGTGATGGCAAAGTAGGCATCAATGACAACCAAGCATTGGAGCACGAAGCCGATGTAATGGGAGAAAAAGCCAAGCAGGGAACACAAGATGTTGCCAAAACTGGACAAACAAATAGTAATACACCGTCTACTGTACAAATGAAAAATGCGGTGGTACAACGTTTTAAATACTCTGATGCCAAGTATGCCAAACTCTACCCCAGACTTACTCATTATTTGAAGCATGGCATTAAGGACGTGTTAAATGTTCCTGCAATTGTAAAAGCGATGAAAAAGTATGGGCAACTTACCAAAGCCAACCTTGAAGAAGGGCTTACGTGGGGCAAAGGACCGTCGCTCGTCATCAAACCTTTGGCAGGCGCCATTGGATCATTTTCGCCTGGAATAGGCTCACAAGTGCTGAATATTGACGAAGATACAGTAAAAGAGCTGGAAAATGCTAAAGGAAACGACCGGGATATTTACCTTTTTCTCGTAGGAGAAACTATTTTGCACGAGTACATCCACTATGGAGACGATCAGGATGGAGTCGATTATCCTGGTGAGGAAGGAGACTTGTTCGAGAAAGAGGTTTACGGGCAAGACATTAGTGGCTATGATTCGGCCAAAAAAGTAGTGGAAGCCTATAAAAAGAAAAAACAAAACTAA